One genomic region from Thunnus maccoyii chromosome 16, fThuMac1.1, whole genome shotgun sequence encodes:
- the ghsra gene encoding growth hormone secretagogue receptor a, producing MPSWPNLSECLSHNCSWEETHNFTRNSDLDLPPLNYYSIPLLTGITIACTLLFLVGVVGNVMTILVVSKYRDMRTTTNLYLCSMAVSDLLIFLCMPLDLYRMWRYRPWRFGDALCKLFQFVSESCTYSTILSITALSVERYLAICFPLRAKALVTKRRVRALILLLWTVSLLSAGPVFVMVGVERDSMGPPDYISEMNETGFFLEAGDTRECKMTHYAVESGLMGAMVWLSSVFFFMPVFCLTVLYSLIGRRLWQRHRETNISSRVAHRDKSNRQTIKMLVVVVLAFVLCWLPFHVGRYLQFRSLDAPSPLLSLLSEYCSLVSVVLFYLSAAINPILYNTMSWKYRGAAARLFGLTDNQLPRGRTASTVKGDGSNGWTESTVSF from the exons ATGCCCTCTTGGCCCAATCTCTCGGAGTGCCTCTCCCATAACTGCAGCTGGGAGGAGACCCACAACTTCACAAGGAACAGTGACCTTGATCTCCCTCCTCTAAATTACTACTCAATCCCTCTCCTCACGGGCATCACCATCGCCTGTACACTGCTGTTTCTGGTCGGGGTGGTCGGGAACGTCATGACCATTTTGGTGGTCAGCAAGTACCGGGACATGCGCACCACCACCAACCTATACCTGTGCAGCATGGCAGTATCTGACCTGCTCATCTTCCTCTGTATGCCCCTGGACCTCTACCGCATGTGGAGGTACAGGCCCTGGCGCTTTGGGGACGCACTCTGCAAGCTCTTTCAGTTCGTCTCCGAGTCATGCACCTACTCTACCATCCTGAGCATCACCGCGCTTTCAGTGGAGCGCTACCTGGCAATCTGCTTCCCGCTGCGCGCCAAGGCCCTCGTTACCAAAAGGCGGGTGCGCGCCCTCATTCTTCTACTCTGGACAGTGTCCCTGTTGAGCGCCGGACCTGTGTTTGTCATGGTAGGAGTGGAGCGGGACAGCATGGGACCGCCAgattacatttctgaaatgAATGAGACTGGCTTCTTTCTGGAGGCCGGGGACACCAGGGAGTGTAAGATGACGCATTACGCCGTGGAGTCAGGTCTGATGGGGGCCATGGTGTGGCTgagctctgtttttttcttcatgccGGTGTTCTGTCTCACAGTGCTCTACAGTCTCATAGGCCGCCGTCTGTGGCAGAGACATAGGGAGACAAACATCAGCTCCCGAGTGGCTCACCGGGACAAGAGCAACAGACAGACCATAAAGATGTTGG tggtggtggtgttggccTTCGTCCTGTGCTGGTTGCCGTTCCACGTTGGTCGCTACCTGCAGTTCCGTTCTCTGGACGCTCCGTCTCCTCTGCTGTCCTTGTTATCAGAGTACTGCAGCTTGGTGTCCGTAGTTCTTTTCTACCTGAGTGCCGCCATCAATCCCATCCTCTATAACACCATGTCCTGGAAATACCGCGGCGCAGCAGCGCGCCTCTTCGGCCTGACAGACAACCAGCTGCCGAGGGGCCGCACAGCAAGCACCGTGAAGGGAGACGGCTCCAACGGCTGGACGGAATCCACTGTCAGCTTCTAA